A portion of the Nitratidesulfovibrio termitidis HI1 genome contains these proteins:
- a CDS encoding polysaccharide deacetylase family protein encodes MLAQTTAHPLHAPRHQRRRRPLIVRPLPARFLLLLCALLVAALLQRPAPALARDPSVLDGLALAQRGVSANLCALTFDDGPGQTTEALLNILRDKGVRGTFFVVGSRVHLYPDVMQRLVAEGNEVGNHTFSHTSLRQRAPVEQLSEIARTNDELAKLGIVPRYLRPPYGRYDNATIDAAAAQGMTIALWSVDSRDWRKHDLFAMLPRKSFGVRGVRGVFLFHDNHRETVEAMPALIDRLAEAGCTFVTMSEYVETSGPLCLH; translated from the coding sequence ATGCTCGCCCAGACCACTGCGCATCCACTGCACGCGCCACGCCACCAGCGTCGGCGCCGCCCCCTTATCGTGCGCCCCTTGCCCGCACGCTTTCTGCTGCTCCTGTGCGCCCTGCTGGTTGCGGCGCTGCTGCAACGCCCGGCACCGGCCCTGGCCCGCGACCCCTCGGTGCTCGACGGGCTGGCCCTGGCCCAGCGCGGCGTCAGCGCCAACCTGTGCGCCCTCACCTTCGACGACGGCCCCGGCCAGACCACGGAAGCCCTGCTGAACATCCTGCGCGACAAGGGCGTGCGAGGCACCTTCTTCGTGGTGGGATCGCGCGTGCATCTGTACCCCGACGTCATGCAGCGCCTGGTGGCTGAAGGCAACGAGGTGGGCAACCACACCTTCTCCCACACCAGCCTGCGCCAGCGCGCGCCCGTGGAACAGCTGAGCGAGATAGCCCGCACCAACGATGAACTGGCCAAGCTGGGCATCGTGCCGCGCTACCTGCGCCCGCCCTATGGCCGCTACGACAACGCCACCATCGACGCCGCCGCGGCCCAGGGCATGACCATCGCCCTGTGGTCGGTGGACAGCCGCGACTGGCGCAAGCACGACCTGTTCGCCATGCTGCCGCGCAAATCCTTCGGGGTGCGCGGGGTGCGCGGCGTCTTCCTGTTCCACGACAACCACCGCGAAACGGTGGAGGCCATGCCCGCGCTCATCGACCGTCTGGCCGAAGCGGGCTGTACCTTCGTGACCATGTCCGAATACGTGGAAACTTCCGGCCCGCTCTGCCTGCACTGA
- a CDS encoding branched-chain amino acid ABC transporter permease, which translates to MKNNLVPLVVLAVLAGLPLLGLNSYVMHILILSIMWTLAGMAWNLLGGHCGQVSFGHAAFFGMGAYSAGLIHLHLGLSPWWGFLASLPVVALVALAMGSVVLRLRGPYFVLATLAIGEVLRITCENLTDFTKGTLGIMITRTWVEKTQYYYIILGLAVLAFVVCRAIVRSRWGYYFVAIREDQDAAESMGIDTTRYKTIALTVSAMLTGLAGAFYTNYMGYIDPGVVFSLGEISILIIMVVMVGGVATEWGPALGAGIMVILAEYIRSLPLIGVAYQTMFGVLLIVIIIYLPNGLVGDWPVLRRKLLRGGATA; encoded by the coding sequence ATGAAAAACAACCTCGTTCCGCTGGTCGTGCTGGCGGTGCTGGCCGGGCTGCCGCTGCTGGGCCTGAACAGCTACGTCATGCACATCCTCATCCTGTCCATCATGTGGACCCTGGCGGGCATGGCCTGGAACCTGCTGGGCGGCCACTGCGGCCAGGTATCGTTCGGGCACGCCGCGTTCTTCGGCATGGGCGCGTACAGCGCGGGCCTCATCCACCTGCATCTGGGCCTGTCGCCCTGGTGGGGCTTTCTGGCCAGCCTGCCCGTGGTGGCCCTGGTGGCCCTGGCCATGGGGTCGGTGGTGCTGCGGCTGCGCGGCCCCTACTTCGTGCTGGCAACCCTGGCCATTGGCGAAGTGCTGCGCATCACCTGTGAAAACCTTACCGATTTCACCAAGGGCACCCTTGGCATCATGATCACCCGCACCTGGGTGGAAAAGACGCAATACTACTACATCATCCTGGGGCTGGCCGTGCTGGCCTTCGTGGTGTGCCGGGCCATCGTGCGTTCGCGCTGGGGGTACTACTTCGTGGCCATCCGCGAGGACCAGGACGCCGCCGAATCCATGGGCATCGACACCACGCGTTACAAGACCATCGCGCTGACGGTCAGCGCCATGCTCACCGGTCTGGCCGGGGCGTTCTACACCAATTACATGGGGTACATCGACCCGGGGGTGGTGTTCTCGCTGGGCGAAATATCCATCCTGATCATCATGGTGGTCATGGTGGGCGGCGTGGCAACGGAATGGGGCCCGGCGCTGGGCGCGGGCATCATGGTCATCCTGGCGGAATACATCCGATCGCTGCCGCTCATCGGCGTGGCCTACCAGACCATGTTCGGGGTGCTGCTCATCGTGATCATCATCTACCTGCCCAACGGACTGGTAGGCGACTGGCCGGTGCTCCGGCGCAAGCTGCTGCGCGGGGGGGCCACGGCATGA
- a CDS encoding ABC transporter substrate-binding protein, with protein MRNILLALCLSLCLVLPATALAADLALSVPLPLTGGQAKFGEIIKKSMEIAAEEINAKGGVKGGKLVLRFEDSQGKPEIARSIAEKIIDVQKQPLLFGEYTSACAKAVAAVAEERKTPYVVVASAADEITQQNYTYVYRINPTNAYYASGLLSFMDKVVKPRTMVILYESSDFGTSGAEEMAKSAEKAGIKVLMKEKYEKGAVDFKPVLSQVKAQNPDVIYMVSYVMDAALLMRQIKELRIDARLFAGGAAGFAIPEFIDNAKDAAEFVVTATLWSPQVSYPGAREFAEKYKAAHGDYPSYHGALAYSSVYVVKDAVERAKGLTTEDINAAMKGVDMMTAFGPVKFESHDGYQNQNFIDTLALQVLQGKHETIWPERYASAKPVFPIPRWRERK; from the coding sequence ATGCGCAACATCCTGCTGGCTCTGTGTCTTTCCCTGTGCCTCGTCCTGCCCGCCACGGCCCTTGCGGCGGACCTTGCCCTCAGCGTGCCGCTGCCGCTTACCGGCGGCCAGGCCAAGTTCGGCGAGATCATCAAGAAATCCATGGAAATCGCCGCCGAGGAAATCAACGCCAAGGGCGGCGTGAAGGGCGGCAAGCTGGTGCTGCGCTTCGAGGATTCGCAGGGCAAGCCCGAAATCGCCCGGTCCATCGCCGAAAAGATCATCGACGTGCAGAAGCAGCCGCTGCTGTTCGGCGAATACACCTCGGCCTGCGCCAAGGCCGTGGCCGCCGTGGCCGAGGAACGCAAGACCCCGTACGTGGTCGTCGCCTCTGCCGCGGACGAGATAACCCAGCAGAATTACACGTACGTCTACCGCATCAACCCCACCAACGCCTATTACGCCTCCGGCCTGCTCTCGTTCATGGACAAGGTGGTCAAGCCCAGGACCATGGTCATCCTGTACGAATCGTCCGACTTCGGCACCTCGGGCGCGGAAGAAATGGCCAAGTCCGCCGAAAAGGCGGGCATCAAGGTGCTGATGAAGGAAAAGTACGAAAAGGGCGCGGTGGACTTCAAGCCCGTGCTCTCGCAGGTCAAGGCGCAGAACCCCGACGTCATCTACATGGTCTCCTACGTCATGGACGCGGCCCTCTTGATGCGCCAGATCAAGGAACTGCGCATCGACGCACGCCTGTTCGCGGGCGGGGCCGCCGGGTTCGCCATCCCCGAGTTCATCGACAACGCCAAGGACGCCGCCGAGTTCGTGGTCACCGCCACCCTGTGGAGCCCGCAGGTAAGCTACCCCGGCGCACGCGAGTTCGCCGAAAAGTACAAGGCCGCCCATGGCGACTACCCCTCGTACCACGGCGCGCTGGCCTATTCCTCGGTGTACGTGGTCAAGGACGCCGTGGAGCGCGCCAAGGGGCTGACCACCGAAGACATCAACGCCGCCATGAAGGGCGTGGACATGATGACCGCCTTCGGCCCGGTGAAGTTCGAAAGCCACGACGGCTACCAGAACCAGAACTTCATCGACACCCTTGCCTTGCAGGTACTTCAGGGAAAGCACGAAACCATCTGGCCCGAACGCTACGCCAGCGCCAAGCCGGTGTTCCCCATCCCCAGGTGGCGCGAACGCAAGTAG
- a CDS encoding HsdM family class I SAM-dependent methyltransferase — protein MHMPLSEEWLKRLKLGPRVGRELITEATQAKGHSYAEILCNTLEAGASGVFCLDGRPCAAVALPPQHHNAEWLIELHTALWNQGELDFLLLLFHDRVEIHTLDAKPHACWEALNTGHEALSPTLQASLRILEQAGEIEDIITGLESGRFLENIKGGLNTEAKVDAALIRDLEGARETLLKAERDKNPDQPSKELVECVHDVLLQAMFLLYLEDRGIIEVGYIHAYGNERVGKLHELLRGYPSDFCRLLTRLDCELNGGLFKKNPLWEKHASILADFLQGERNFRTGQGRLFRLYRFEYIPVELLSEVYDRFLGSEGGKKEQGAYYTPRRLAALVVEQAWESLRKHLDAGRLPRVLDPSCGSGIFPALLFQRIAGYLTTASWDDLKLITENLYGVDINPTAVRISAFSLYLALLHRAEPKDLRTLMDKGKVLPEILGTTLLQGNFFEYSAEKQFDCIIGNPPWGGSKQNAGATGEQWVRKNKYPKPSQGERSWPFIWKSLTHLSPEGTLALLLPSTGLFLNDVTKSLTHLLDVARLEKLVDISDLRHVLFKDADFPACILTATRAKKNEPHTFVYVCPKADLNATRGDRITLAPGDKHLIHSHAFASDSVSTTQRLMWFSPKERHLLSYLDTLPTLQDLPLLETDEARKRFPDGIRPEWGMGLGFQKDTGKEEKNKKPSIAELLRLPHADVKKDFTPWIQLVSPAWQPYGTTQVYRRRFPEGYTAPHIVMPCSLRADCRLRAGYAEENFSFNNSVTAITVPDSNAGRAAGKFLTAFLNSAFTAWFLAACGLAVNRPRFTPSLLLALPYPNPEDLPDPKRAEAIRATVIAKMDALMQQAQAKQGATLTSYDDFPTPLDVRELDNLIFAYLGLRPEEIAIIWESLELVRKGTQPTPSGNLPELWKASESKHWDTYCAALNEALGAYMAEGDRVETRPLGYSNDVVVVQVTYRQIKDANEPAHTRQQEAVRLQELPRALLRSLERPLGGNIYLQRYAMVFSKEKIFLFKPRQRRFWLTSMAHMDADHVLDNLLRAAEPVRSPA, from the coding sequence ATGCATATGCCCCTTTCCGAAGAATGGCTTAAACGCCTGAAGCTCGGCCCACGTGTGGGCCGAGAGTTGATTACCGAGGCGACACAAGCCAAAGGGCATTCTTATGCCGAAATTTTGTGCAACACACTGGAGGCTGGGGCTTCCGGTGTCTTCTGCTTGGATGGTCGCCCCTGCGCTGCTGTGGCGCTACCTCCACAACACCACAACGCCGAGTGGTTGATAGAATTGCATACCGCCCTGTGGAACCAGGGTGAGTTAGATTTTTTACTCCTGTTGTTTCACGACAGAGTAGAGATCCACACCTTAGATGCCAAACCTCATGCGTGCTGGGAAGCCCTCAATACCGGTCACGAAGCCCTATCTCCGACCTTACAGGCATCTCTGAGAATTCTTGAACAGGCTGGTGAAATTGAAGACATCATCACCGGCCTGGAGTCTGGTCGCTTTCTGGAAAACATAAAGGGAGGGCTTAATACTGAAGCCAAAGTGGATGCTGCTCTAATTCGTGATTTGGAGGGTGCGCGTGAGACGCTTTTGAAGGCTGAAAGAGACAAAAATCCCGACCAGCCATCCAAAGAACTTGTCGAGTGTGTGCACGACGTTCTGCTTCAAGCCATGTTCCTTTTATACCTTGAAGATCGTGGGATCATTGAGGTCGGGTATATTCACGCCTATGGTAATGAACGGGTGGGTAAGTTGCACGAGCTATTACGTGGTTACCCCTCGGATTTTTGCCGTCTGTTGACGCGTCTGGACTGCGAACTCAATGGTGGCCTGTTCAAGAAAAATCCGCTGTGGGAAAAACACGCTAGCATCTTGGCTGACTTCCTGCAGGGTGAGCGCAACTTCCGCACCGGACAGGGACGGTTATTCCGGCTGTACCGTTTTGAGTACATTCCTGTAGAGTTGCTGAGTGAAGTATATGACCGTTTCCTCGGCTCCGAGGGCGGAAAGAAAGAGCAGGGGGCCTACTACACCCCCCGTCGCTTAGCTGCCTTGGTCGTGGAACAGGCGTGGGAATCGTTGCGCAAACACCTTGATGCCGGTCGGCTGCCTCGGGTTTTGGACCCAAGCTGCGGTTCAGGCATCTTTCCCGCTCTCCTTTTCCAGCGCATCGCTGGATATCTCACCACAGCCTCTTGGGATGATCTCAAGCTGATCACAGAGAACTTGTATGGGGTAGATATCAACCCGACTGCAGTGCGTATCAGCGCTTTTTCCTTGTATCTGGCCCTGCTGCACCGGGCTGAGCCCAAAGATCTGCGCACACTCATGGACAAGGGAAAAGTTCTGCCGGAGATTTTGGGTACAACGCTGCTTCAGGGCAATTTTTTCGAGTATTCAGCCGAGAAACAATTCGACTGTATCATCGGCAATCCCCCATGGGGTGGTTCCAAACAGAATGCCGGAGCCACAGGCGAACAGTGGGTGCGAAAAAACAAATACCCAAAGCCATCTCAAGGAGAGCGCTCCTGGCCGTTTATCTGGAAAAGCTTGACTCACTTATCGCCGGAAGGAACCCTGGCCCTGCTGCTCCCGTCCACGGGACTATTCCTCAACGATGTTACAAAAAGCCTGACTCACCTTCTAGATGTCGCACGCTTGGAAAAATTGGTGGATATTTCTGATCTGCGGCATGTATTATTCAAGGATGCTGACTTTCCGGCTTGTATCCTGACGGCTACACGAGCGAAAAAAAATGAGCCCCATACATTCGTCTACGTTTGCCCCAAAGCTGACCTGAACGCGACACGAGGAGACCGCATCACCCTCGCTCCGGGAGATAAACATCTTATCCACTCCCACGCGTTTGCGAGTGATTCTGTTTCCACAACACAGCGATTGATGTGGTTCAGCCCAAAGGAACGGCACCTGCTTTCCTACCTGGACACCCTGCCTACCCTGCAGGATCTGCCTTTATTGGAAACAGACGAAGCGCGGAAAAGATTCCCCGATGGCATACGCCCTGAGTGGGGAATGGGGTTAGGATTTCAAAAAGACACGGGAAAAGAAGAAAAAAACAAAAAACCTTCTATTGCCGAATTACTACGTCTTCCCCATGCAGATGTAAAAAAAGATTTTACTCCATGGATTCAGCTCGTCAGTCCCGCGTGGCAACCCTATGGCACAACACAGGTATACAGAAGACGCTTCCCAGAAGGATATACAGCTCCTCATATCGTCATGCCATGCAGTCTCCGTGCCGACTGCAGGCTACGCGCGGGCTACGCCGAAGAGAACTTCAGCTTTAATAATAGCGTAACGGCCATTACGGTGCCGGACTCAAATGCAGGCCGCGCTGCAGGGAAATTCCTTACCGCATTCCTGAATAGCGCCTTTACTGCTTGGTTTCTGGCGGCCTGCGGCCTTGCGGTTAATCGGCCTCGGTTCACCCCTTCACTCCTCCTTGCGCTTCCTTACCCTAACCCTGAAGACTTGCCCGATCCGAAGCGCGCTGAAGCCATCCGCGCGACCGTTATCGCCAAAATGGATGCACTAATGCAGCAGGCGCAGGCCAAGCAGGGAGCAACGCTTACTTCCTACGATGACTTTCCTACGCCACTGGATGTCCGCGAATTGGATAACCTGATTTTCGCCTACTTGGGACTGCGGCCCGAGGAAATCGCAATCATCTGGGAAAGCCTCGAACTGGTGCGCAAAGGCACCCAACCCACGCCAAGCGGCAACCTCCCGGAATTATGGAAAGCGTCCGAATCAAAACATTGGGACACGTATTGCGCAGCCTTGAACGAGGCATTGGGCGCGTACATGGCTGAAGGCGACAGGGTGGAGACCCGACCACTCGGCTATTCCAACGATGTGGTTGTCGTGCAGGTGACCTATCGGCAGATCAAGGATGCAAACGAGCCTGCGCATACGCGGCAACAAGAGGCCGTGAGACTGCAAGAATTACCCAGAGCCCTACTGCGAAGCCTAGAGCGCCCTCTCGGGGGTAATATTTATTTGCAGCGCTACGCCATGGTGTTCTCTAAAGAAAAGATATTTTTGTTCAAACCTAGACAGCGACGTTTTTGGCTCACGAGTATGGCCCATATGGATGCCGACCACGTTCTGGACAACCTGTTGCGGGCTGCGGAACCCGTCAGGAGTCCGGCATGA
- a CDS encoding ABC transporter ATP-binding protein, with protein MLEVRNIDVAYGDVQVIWDVSFRVGTGEIVAMIGANGAGKSTIMRTVSGVLRPGKGEILMAGEAIHDVEPYTLIEKGLAHVPEARRLFPEMTVEENLDMGSLRGRARKERARTKERVFSIFPRLAERRRQASGTLSGGEQQMLAIGRGLMALPRLIMFDEPSLGLAPILVQDIFGVIRTVRDEGMTVLIVEQNVRQTLALCDRAYVLENGRITQEGAGADLLRDPHVKAAYLGV; from the coding sequence GTGCTTGAGGTTCGCAACATCGATGTCGCCTACGGCGACGTGCAGGTGATCTGGGACGTCTCGTTCCGGGTGGGCACGGGCGAAATCGTGGCCATGATCGGCGCCAACGGCGCAGGCAAGTCCACCATCATGCGCACCGTGTCGGGCGTGCTGCGGCCGGGCAAGGGCGAGATACTGATGGCGGGAGAGGCCATCCACGACGTGGAGCCGTACACCCTCATCGAAAAGGGGCTGGCCCACGTGCCCGAGGCGCGGCGGCTGTTTCCGGAAATGACGGTGGAGGAAAACCTGGACATGGGCTCCCTGCGGGGGCGGGCACGCAAGGAGCGGGCCCGCACCAAGGAGCGGGTGTTTTCCATCTTCCCGCGCCTGGCCGAGCGGCGCAGGCAGGCATCCGGCACCCTTTCCGGCGGCGAGCAGCAAATGCTGGCCATTGGCCGGGGGCTGATGGCCCTGCCCCGGCTGATCATGTTCGACGAACCATCACTGGGCCTTGCACCCATTCTGGTTCAGGATATCTTTGGCGTCATCCGCACGGTGCGCGACGAGGGCATGACCGTGCTCATCGTGGAGCAGAACGTGCGGCAGACCCTGGCCCTGTGCGACAGGGCCTATGTGCTGGAGAACGGGCGCATCACCCAGGAGGGGGCCGGGGCCGACCTGCTGCGCGACCCCCACGTGAAGGCCGCGTACCTCGGGGTATAG
- a CDS encoding SDR family oxidoreductase — translation MIAVTGASGQLGRLVMEGLLARVPAENIVAVVRNPARVADLAARGVTVRMADYGKPETLDAAFAGVDRLLLISSSEVGGRVPQHRNVIEAAKRAGVGLVAYTSILHADTTPLGLGAEHRETEALLRASGLPHVLLRNGWYTENYLASLPGALQHGAFVGSAGDGRIASAARADYAAAAVAVLTGEGHAGKVYELAGDTSYTLAELAAEVSRQTGRQIGYTNLPQAEYRAMLVGVGLPEPVADLLADSDAGAARGGLFDDGRQLSTLIGRPTTPLAVLVETALKK, via the coding sequence ATGATTGCCGTAACCGGAGCATCCGGCCAACTGGGCCGATTGGTGATGGAAGGGCTGCTGGCCCGCGTGCCTGCGGAAAACATCGTGGCGGTGGTGCGCAACCCCGCCAGGGTGGCGGACCTGGCTGCCAGGGGCGTGACCGTGCGCATGGCGGACTATGGCAAACCGGAAACGCTGGACGCGGCCTTCGCGGGCGTGGATCGGCTGCTGCTGATTTCCTCCAGCGAGGTGGGCGGGCGCGTGCCGCAGCACCGCAACGTCATCGAGGCCGCCAAACGCGCGGGCGTGGGGCTGGTGGCGTACACCAGCATTCTGCATGCGGACACTACCCCGCTGGGTCTTGGCGCGGAACATCGCGAAACGGAGGCCCTGCTGCGGGCATCCGGCCTGCCGCACGTGCTGCTGCGCAACGGCTGGTACACCGAAAACTACCTGGCCAGCCTGCCCGGCGCGTTGCAGCATGGTGCGTTCGTGGGCAGCGCGGGCGACGGGCGCATCGCCTCTGCCGCACGGGCGGACTATGCCGCCGCAGCCGTGGCCGTGCTGACCGGCGAAGGTCACGCGGGCAAGGTGTATGAACTGGCGGGCGACACCTCCTACACCCTGGCCGAACTGGCCGCCGAGGTCAGCCGCCAGACCGGCAGGCAGATCGGCTATACCAACCTGCCGCAGGCGGAGTACCGCGCCATGCTGGTGGGCGTGGGCCTGCCGGAACCGGTGGCGGACCTGCTGGCCGATTCCGACGCAGGCGCGGCCAGGGGAGGCCTGTTCGACGACGGGCGCCAACTTTCCACGCTGATCGGGCGGCCCACCACGCCGCTGGCCGTGCTGGTGGAGACAGCCTTGAAAAAATAG
- a CDS encoding branched-chain amino acid ABC transporter permease: protein MWVQAEVFLQTLVAGILLGGLYALIGIGMTLILGVMKIINLTHGQLMMVAMYIAFWLFTLFGIDPYVSLLIAPPLMFAFGMLIQKALVNPVLRVESILPHNQVILTVGIGLVLQNMATILFTSDYRSTPVDYASTAFYLSDLWKDTPVEISLSLPWAVSFLLSVVITVLLWFFLAHTDTGKSIRATAQDKDAALIMGVNVGLMRVITFGLGSALVACAGCLFIPIYYLFPALGSQFTLIAFVITILGGLGSTLGAILGGLILGVFESMTATYVGMGWAPVGRFVIFVAALVFLPGGVASLLKTRKLSK, encoded by the coding sequence ATGTGGGTGCAAGCCGAAGTGTTTTTGCAAACCCTTGTCGCCGGCATCCTGCTCGGCGGCCTGTACGCGCTCATCGGCATCGGCATGACGCTGATCCTCGGCGTCATGAAGATCATCAACCTCACCCATGGCCAGTTGATGATGGTGGCCATGTACATCGCCTTCTGGCTGTTCACCCTGTTCGGCATCGACCCGTACGTGTCGCTGCTCATCGCGCCGCCGCTCATGTTCGCCTTCGGCATGCTGATCCAGAAGGCGCTGGTAAATCCGGTGCTGCGGGTGGAATCCATCCTGCCGCACAACCAGGTCATCCTTACCGTGGGCATCGGGCTGGTGCTCCAGAACATGGCCACCATCCTGTTCACCTCCGACTACCGGTCCACCCCGGTGGATTACGCCTCCACGGCCTTCTACCTGTCCGACCTGTGGAAGGACACGCCGGTGGAAATCTCGCTGTCGCTGCCGTGGGCGGTGTCGTTCCTGCTTTCTGTGGTCATCACCGTGCTGCTGTGGTTCTTCCTGGCCCATACCGACACGGGCAAGTCCATCCGCGCAACGGCCCAGGACAAGGACGCCGCACTGATCATGGGCGTGAATGTGGGGCTGATGCGGGTCATCACCTTCGGCCTGGGCTCCGCGCTGGTGGCCTGCGCGGGCTGCCTGTTCATCCCCATCTACTACCTGTTCCCCGCGCTGGGGTCGCAGTTCACGCTCATCGCCTTCGTCATCACCATCCTTGGCGGGCTGGGGTCCACGCTGGGCGCCATCCTGGGCGGGCTGATCCTGGGCGTGTTCGAATCCATGACCGCCACCTACGTGGGCATGGGCTGGGCCCCGGTGGGGCGCTTCGTCATCTTCGTGGCCGCGCTGGTGTTCCTGCCGGGCGGTGTCGCCTCGCTCCTCAAGACCAGGAAGCTGTCGAAATGA
- a CDS encoding CBS and ACT domain-containing protein — MLVKDWMTTHVYTVTPDDSISSAAALMRERNVKHLPVVENELLVGMLSDRDIKAYLPSKGTSLDIYEINYLLAKTKVSQAMTRPVVSIPADTPIEDAAMIMHDRDFGCLPVTEAAPGGQRVTGIISDNDLFRVMVDITGVRGGGHRLALVLPDRPGSIKEAGDLVRARGFRLQSIMSTNEKAAPGTRYVVLRTRGEGDWAGLVDDIGKSPFQLVHAL; from the coding sequence ATGCTGGTCAAGGACTGGATGACCACCCACGTCTACACGGTGACGCCCGACGACTCCATTTCGTCGGCGGCGGCCCTGATGCGCGAACGCAACGTGAAGCACCTGCCGGTGGTCGAAAACGAACTGCTGGTGGGCATGCTGTCCGACCGCGACATCAAGGCCTACCTGCCCTCCAAGGGCACGTCACTGGACATCTACGAAATCAACTACCTGCTGGCCAAGACCAAGGTCAGCCAGGCCATGACCCGCCCCGTGGTCTCCATACCGGCGGACACACCCATCGAGGACGCGGCCATGATCATGCACGACCGTGACTTCGGCTGCTTGCCGGTGACGGAGGCCGCCCCCGGCGGCCAGCGGGTGACGGGCATCATTTCCGACAATGACCTGTTCCGGGTCATGGTGGACATCACCGGCGTGCGCGGCGGCGGGCACCGGCTGGCCCTGGTGCTGCCCGACCGGCCCGGCTCCATCAAGGAGGCGGGCGACCTGGTGCGGGCGCGCGGCTTCCGCCTGCAAAGCATCATGTCCACCAACGAAAAGGCCGCACCCGGCACCCGTTACGTGGTGCTGCGCACCCGGGGCGAAGGCGACTGGGCCGGGCTGGTGGATGACATCGGAAAGAGCCCGTTCCAACTGGTGCACGCGTTGTAG
- a CDS encoding winged helix-turn-helix transcriptional regulator, with translation MPTATDGTAPVTGPMAPASAAPAALTPPAALVLRGNLFAEKCPSRQILTHVTSRWGVLILVALLEGTHRFSELRRRIGGVSERMLSQTLQWLEADGFVTRTAYPVVPPHVEYSLTPLGREISEQMRQLTNWIEENLERIRHG, from the coding sequence ATGCCCACTGCCACTGACGGCACCGCGCCCGTCACCGGACCCATGGCACCTGCTTCGGCGGCCCCTGCGGCCCTCACGCCCCCCGCCGCGCTTGTATTGCGCGGCAACCTGTTCGCGGAAAAGTGTCCATCGCGGCAGATCCTGACCCATGTCACCAGCCGTTGGGGCGTCCTGATCCTGGTGGCCCTGCTGGAAGGCACGCACCGCTTCAGCGAACTGCGCCGCCGCATCGGCGGGGTGAGCGAACGGATGCTGTCACAGACCCTGCAATGGCTGGAGGCCGACGGTTTCGTCACGCGCACCGCCTATCCCGTGGTGCCGCCCCACGTGGAATACAGCCTGACGCCGCTGGGCCGGGAGATCAGCGAACAGATGCGCCAATTGACGAACTGGATAGAAGAGAATCTGGAACGGATTCGGCACGGATGA
- a CDS encoding ABC transporter ATP-binding protein produces the protein MSMLEIRKLSMFFGGLAALHDVNFDVRQGEILALIGPNGAGKTTLFNCVNGFYNPSEGQVLFKGQPISGLKPHKVCQLGIARTFQVVKPLSRMSVFDNVLASAFLRNPTRKGAQDVADEVLHFTGLWDDRDQLSKGLPLGKRKRLEIARSLATQPEFLLLDESFAGLNPAELDVSIDIIRGIRQQGITVMIIEHHMKVIMAISDRIVVLNFGQKIAEGSPAEISANRQVVEAYLGEEHGA, from the coding sequence ATGAGCATGCTCGAAATCCGCAAGCTGTCCATGTTCTTCGGCGGGCTGGCCGCCCTGCACGACGTGAACTTCGACGTGCGCCAGGGCGAGATACTGGCCCTCATCGGTCCCAACGGCGCGGGCAAGACCACCCTGTTCAACTGCGTGAACGGCTTCTACAACCCCTCGGAAGGGCAGGTGCTGTTCAAGGGGCAGCCCATATCCGGGCTGAAGCCGCACAAGGTCTGCCAACTCGGCATTGCCCGCACCTTTCAGGTGGTCAAGCCGCTGTCGCGCATGAGCGTGTTCGACAACGTGCTGGCATCCGCCTTCCTGCGCAACCCCACCCGCAAGGGCGCGCAGGACGTGGCCGACGAGGTGCTGCACTTCACCGGGCTGTGGGACGACCGCGACCAGTTGTCCAAGGGGCTGCCGCTGGGCAAGCGCAAGCGTCTGGAAATAGCCCGCTCGCTGGCCACCCAGCCGGAATTCCTGCTGCTGGACGAATCGTTCGCGGGGCTGAACCCGGCGGAACTGGACGTGTCCATCGACATCATCCGGGGCATCAGGCAACAGGGCATCACCGTCATGATCATCGAACACCACATGAAGGTGATCATGGCCATTTCGGACCGCATCGTGGTGCTGAACTTCGGCCAGAAGATCGCCGAGGGCTCGCCCGCGGAAATCAGCGCCAACAGGCAGGTCGTGGAAGCGTACCTGGGGGAGGAGCACGGTGCTTGA